One Vespula pensylvanica isolate Volc-1 chromosome 3, ASM1446617v1, whole genome shotgun sequence DNA window includes the following coding sequences:
- the LOC122627894 gene encoding suppressor of fused homolog — MYTNMREREEFYRGCSSGQSSQAPPPTARALGLDALHGLCKEIYPDQANPLTVTAVVKYWLGGPDPLDYISMYENPGCPELGVPPHWHYVSLGLSDLHGDGRLHPKSGPGRPSGFGFELTFRLVRERGETTPPTWPANVMQQLAKYVFNSGNMLLPGDHVSWHAPLDNSSGRITQILMGRDPQLPASVSTPHGEVSFVQIVGVTSEELQAAQHWNGLGVVNLLKTTRGCGPWLLTDMKRMHSVMEEDPSVAEKIQCGIEREGSNLSGVSAKCWWVQVTGDKSTEKYREIKEDSDDEDIKPIIKTERLSPCEQERDTGFSDMNCVKVLPGLHLTFNLEAGSLLPLAIKGRVMHGRHFTFKSILSHTAVTIVAPSVTGTLVSKEKPYVVQGPWLQVLLPEDLSEKMANEFQILNSPEQIQLPKTFSWPEHKLVITVVND; from the exons ATGTACACCAATATGcgcgagagagaagagttttACAGAGGTTGTTCGTCAGGACAATCTAGCCaagcaccaccaccaacagCCAGAGCACTCGGTTTGGACGCCTTGCATGGATTgtgtaaagaaatttatccAGACCAAGCCAATCCTCTCACTGTCACAGCTGTTGTGAAATATTG GTTGGGTGGTCCTGATCCTCTCGactatataagtatgtacgaAAATCCTGGCTGTCCCGAACTAGGCGTGCCTCCTCATTGGCATTACGTGAG TTTGGGTCTTTCCGATTTACACGGAGATGGACGACTACATCCAAAAAGTGGTCCAGGTCGTCCAAGTGGTTTTGGTTTTGAGCTTACCTTTAGATTGGTACGAGAAAGAGGTGAAACGACTCCACCCACCTGGCCGGCAAATGTAATGCAACAACTGGCTAAATACGTCTTTAACTCTGGCAACATGCTGCTTCCTGGTGATCATGTTTCATGGCACGCTCCTTTGGACAATAGCAGCGGTCGCATCACGCAAATTTTAATGGGCAGAGATCCTCAACTACCGGCATCGGTTTCTACTCCTCATGGCGAA GTTTCATTCGTACAAATTGTGGGAGTTACTTCCGAGGAATTACAAGCAGCTCAACATTGGAATGGTCTGGGTGTAGTAAATCTTTTGAAAACAACAAGGGGTTGCGGCCCGTGGTTGTTGACGGATATGAAAAGGATGCATTCTGTTATGGAGGAGGATCCTTCTGTTGCAGAGAAAATTCAATGTGGTATTGAAAGGGAAGGATCCAATTTAAGTGGTGTTTCTGCAAAGTGCTG GTGGGTACAAGTTACCGGCGACAAGAGTAcggaaaaatatagagaaattaaagaagattCCGACGACGAAGATATTAAACCCATAATAAAGACAGAAAGATTATCTCCTTgtgaacaagagagagatacaggcTTTTCTGATATGAATTGTGTCAAAGTTTTACCGGGATTACATTTAACGTTTAACCTCGAAGCTGGATCCTTGCTACCGTTAGCGATAAA AGGACGAGTTATGCACGGAAGGCATTTTACGTTTAAATCCATATTGTCTCACACAGCTGTGACGATAGTAGCACCCTCGGTTACAGGTACTTTGGTATCCAAAGAAAAACCATACGTTGTTCAAGGCCCTTGGTTACAAGTTTTATTACCCGAGGATTTGTCAGAAAAAATGGCGAACGAATTTCAGATCTTAAATTCGCCAGAACAA ATTCAATTGCCAAAAACATTTTCTTGGCCCGAACATAAGTTGGTTATAACCGTTGTGAATgactga
- the LOC122627902 gene encoding uncharacterized protein LOC122627902 — MNLIVLSFRRKMNRECPSILCILVLLMVLLQRASAIDCFKCVSIDGDNKPCDDPFHNNGSLAFLESPCLGGRKGRDGLFPATACIKISGIYDESGISLTVRSCALDSGTLTTDSEIIRMSHCGGFYFDDKYVRGCVQSCNDADACNGTNRIKETSLIVLILPIFFGLV; from the exons ATGAACCTAAtagttctttcctttcgaaggAAAATGAATCGGGAATGTCCTTCGATTCTTTGCATTCTCGTGTTACTAATGGTTCTTCTTCAAAGAG cttCGGCCATTGATTGTTTTAAATGTGTCTCGATCGACGGCGATAACAAACCCTGCGACGATCCCTTTCATAATAATGGCAGTCTTGCCTTTTTGGAGTCACCTTGTTTGGGTGGCCGTAAAGGTCGAGACGGTCTATTCCCTGCGACCGCTTGTATCAAGATATCTGGGATCTAtg ACGAATCCGGTATTTCGCTCACTGTCAGAAGCTGTGCGTTGGATAGCGGAACTCTGACAACGGATTCTGAGATCATAAGGATGTCTCATTGCGGCGGTTTCTATTTTGAcgataa ATACGTTCGGGGCTGTGTTCAATCCTGTAACGACGCAGATGCATGTAACGGGACTAATCGGATCAAGGAAACATCTTTGATCGTCTTGATATTACCTATTTTTTTCGGGCTCGTTTGA
- the LOC122627899 gene encoding TM2 domain-containing protein CG11103, whose amino-acid sequence MRLNLTFFVLVGFYWNLIECLVVTAANKSTESQQDYKPEGPLILCKFLPKEFIECEDPVDHKGNKTAKEETGFGCVKFGGSRYEDVEKTKVFCTVLPDIECYGPRTFFRKGIPCIKYSEHFFVTTLLYSILLGVLGMDRFCLGQTGTAVGKLLTVGGVGVWWIVDVILLVTNSLQPEDGSNWNPYV is encoded by the exons ATGAGGTTAAATCTTACGTTTTTCGTCCTTGTTGGGTTTTATTGGAATTTGATCGAATGCTTGGTAGTTACGGCAGCGAATAAAAGCACGGAATCACAACAGGACTACAAGCCGGAGGGGCCTTTGATATTGTGCAAATTTCT TCCAAAGGAATTTATTGAATGTGAAGATCCAGTTGATCATAAGGGAAATAAAACTGCAAAAGAGGAAACAGGTTTCGGTTGTGTGAAG TTTGGAGGCTCACGTTATGAGGAtgttgaaaaaacaaaagtattcTGTACTGTATTACCAGACATAGAATGTTATGGTCCAAGAACATTTTTTCGTAAAGGAATTCCTTGCATAAAATATAGTGAACATTTTTTTGTCACTACGTTACTTTATAGTATATTGTTAGGTGTATTAGGTATGGATCGGTTTTGTCTAGGTCAAACGGGAACTGCAGTAGGTAAATTGTTAACGGTAGGTGGCGTTGGAGTATGGTGGATTGTTGATGTTATTTTACTAGTTACAAATTCTTTGCAACCTGAAGATGGAAGTAATTGGAATCCATATGTATAG